A segment of the Bordetella flabilis genome:
AATGGCCGGGATGCCCTCCAGTACGCTGCCCAGGATGACGAAGGCCACGATGGACACCAGCAAAAACCCTGTCGTGCCGCCGGGCATGCGGCGCATGAACTCGGCCAGGTCCTGCGAAAAGCCGGATTGCGTCAGGCCCCAGGCCATGGCGGTGGCCGCCCCCACGATGAAGATGATGGCGCCCGCCAGCGCGGCCGTATCGACCAGCATCGACGGCACGCGGCGCCAGTCGAAACGGCGATACACCAGCAGGCCGGCCAGCACCGAATACGCGATGCCGATGGTCGAGACCTCGGTGGCGGTGGCCACGCCCTCCACCACGGCCGCGCGGATCAGGAAGGGCAGCAGCAGCGCCGGCACGGCCACCATCAGCAGTCGCGCGATCTCGCGGCCCGTGGCGCGCCGTACGCCGGACAGGTCTTCGCCACGGCTGCGGCGCCAGACGATGACGGCCAATGCCAGCCCCAGCGCCACGCCGGGCAGCATGCCGCCCGTGAAAAGCGCCGCGATCGATACGCCGGTCACGGAGCCGATGGTGATCAGCACGATGCTGGGGGGAATGGTTTCCGTCTGCGCCCCGGTGCAGGACAGCAGCGCCGCCAGGTTGCCGGGGCGCGCGCCCCGTTGCTTCATTTCCGGAAACAGCGCCGGCGCGACAGCCGCCATATCGGCGACCTTGGATCCCGAAATCCCCGACACCAGGTACATCGCGCCGATCAATACATAGGACAGGCCGCCCCGGACATGGCCAAGCAGGCTGGCGAGGAAGCCGATCATGGCGCGCGCCATGCCCGTCATCTCGATCAGCAGACCCAGCAGGATGAACATCGGCACGGCCAGCAGGATCAGGTGCGACATGCCCTCATCCATGCGTCCCACCACGACCATCAAGGGCGTGTGGGTCGTCAGCGCCAGGTAGCCGAAGGTCGCCAGCGCGAACGAAAACGCGATGGGCACGCCCAGGAACACATTGGCGGCCACCACGCCGACGAAGAAGACCACCAGGTTCGCCTTGCCCAGCGTGGCGAGCAGCGGCTGCGCCAGCATGAACAAGCCCACGATGGCGGCCACCACGGCCAGCGCCGTCGCCACCTGCCGCCACGATCCCGCGCGTAGCAGCCGCAGCAGGGCGAACAGGATCATCAGCCCGAAGCCGGTCGGCAAGGCCGCGGCGCGCCAGGCGTTGGAGATCTCCAGCGCCGGCGTGGTGACGATGGCTTCTTCGGCGGCGTACTCCCAGGCATGGGGCAGCACCATCAGCATGAAACACAGGGACGCGGCGATGGCGACCAGGTCCAGCAGCGCGCGCGTGGCCGGGGTGGCGCGCGACAGCAGCGCCGTCATGCGCATGTGCTCGCCACGCCGCAGCGCCACGACGGCGCCCAACATGGAAAGCCACAGGAACAGAATGGACGCCAGCTCGTCCCCCCACACCAGCGGCGCATGGAAGACGTAGCGCGCGATCACGCCCGCCAGCAGGACGGCGATTTCCGCGAGCACCAGCAGGGCGGCGGGGATATCCACCGCCAGGCCCAGGCCGCGCTCCATGGCACCGAAGAAGCGCGCCGCCGCACTGGCGGGCGTCGCCGGGGCTTGCGCGGAGAGGAAACCGGCCGCTTGCATGGGAAGAATCCTGTCGCTGGGTGTCTGGGCCGGCCGCCCGCGCCTTGAGGGTGAGCGGGCCGGTGGGGGCGGGCGAGTCGGAAGGAAGCGCGGCTGGCCTACGCCAGCTTGCCGACGGTTTCTTCGAGCAGGCCCCAGGCCTGGTCGCCGAACTTGCCGCGCCATTCCTCATAGAAGCCGGCCTGCCGCAATTGCGCCTGGAACGTCGCGGCGGCAGGGCGGTTGAACTTCAGGCCCTTGGATTCCAGGTCGGTCTGGATCGACTGGTTCATCTGCTTCAGGTCCTCGCGCTGCAGCATGCCGGCATCGTTGAACGCGGTTTCGAACAGTCGCTGCAGTTCCGGCGGCAGGCGCCGGAAGGCGCGCCCGTTGGCGATGAACCAGTAGCCGTCCCAGATGTGGTTGGTGAGCGAGCAATACTTCTGCACTTCGTACAGCTTGGCCGCCTGGATAATCGGCAAGGGGTTTTCCTGCGCATCGACGATACGCGTCTGCAAGGCTGAATAGACTTCGCTGAACTGCAGGCTGGCGGGCGCGGCCGACAAGGCCTTGAACATGGAGATCGACAGCGGGCTCACCGGCACGCGGATCTTGGTGCCGTCCAGGTCAAGCGCCTGGTCGATGGGTTTGCTGCTGGTGGTGATCTGGCGGAAACCGTTGTCCCACATCTTCTCGAACGCGTACAGATTGGCCTTGGCGATCTTCTCCCGCACATGCGTACCCAGCGGGCCGTCCATGGCTTTCCACACCTGGCCGTAGTCGGAGAACGCGAAGCCCACCGCATTGATGGCCGCCACCGGCACCACCGTGGCGATGACCAGGGCCGACGGCGTGAACAGTTCGATGCCGCCGCTGCGTACCTGCGACAGCATGTCGGTGTCCCCGCCCAGCTGGTTGTTGGGAAATATCGTCACCTCCAGCCGCCCGTTCGATTCCCTGCGGATACGGTCCACCGCTTCCTGCGCACGCTTGTGCAGCGGATGCGTCATCGGCAGGTTATGGGCGTACTTGTATGAAAACTCGGCGCCGGCGCGGGCCAGGCGCGGCACGCCCAGGGCAAGCAGCGGGCTTGCCGCCATCGCGCGCAGGACACTGC
Coding sequences within it:
- a CDS encoding TRAP transporter large permease subunit codes for the protein MQAAGFLSAQAPATPASAAARFFGAMERGLGLAVDIPAALLVLAEIAVLLAGVIARYVFHAPLVWGDELASILFLWLSMLGAVVALRRGEHMRMTALLSRATPATRALLDLVAIAASLCFMLMVLPHAWEYAAEEAIVTTPALEISNAWRAAALPTGFGLMILFALLRLLRAGSWRQVATALAVVAAIVGLFMLAQPLLATLGKANLVVFFVGVVAANVFLGVPIAFSFALATFGYLALTTHTPLMVVVGRMDEGMSHLILLAVPMFILLGLLIEMTGMARAMIGFLASLLGHVRGGLSYVLIGAMYLVSGISGSKVADMAAVAPALFPEMKQRGARPGNLAALLSCTGAQTETIPPSIVLITIGSVTGVSIAALFTGGMLPGVALGLALAVIVWRRSRGEDLSGVRRATGREIARLLMVAVPALLLPFLIRAAVVEGVATATEVSTIGIAYSVLAGLLVYRRFDWRRVPSMLVDTAALAGAIIFIVGAATAMAWGLTQSGFSQDLAEFMRRMPGGTTGFLLVSIVAFVILGSVLEGIPAIVLFGPLLFPIARAVGVNEVHYAMVVILSMGLGLFAPPFGVGYYGACAIGKVSPDEAMPHMWAYLGALAVGVLVVAFVPWISTGFL
- a CDS encoding TRAP transporter substrate-binding protein — protein: MTTITRRSVLRAMAASPLLALGVPRLARAGAEFSYKYAHNLPMTHPLHKRAQEAVDRIRRESNGRLEVTIFPNNQLGGDTDMLSQVRSGGIELFTPSALVIATVVPVAAINAVGFAFSDYGQVWKAMDGPLGTHVREKIAKANLYAFEKMWDNGFRQITTSSKPIDQALDLDGTKIRVPVSPLSISMFKALSAAPASLQFSEVYSALQTRIVDAQENPLPIIQAAKLYEVQKYCSLTNHIWDGYWFIANGRAFRRLPPELQRLFETAFNDAGMLQREDLKQMNQSIQTDLESKGLKFNRPAAATFQAQLRQAGFYEEWRGKFGDQAWGLLEETVGKLA